From the Lathyrus oleraceus cultivar Zhongwan6 chromosome 3, CAAS_Psat_ZW6_1.0, whole genome shotgun sequence genome, the window tgatggatctgaaaagaaagtcaaaagcatagcctttatgtcaaacactgaagagaaagaggaagatagtagtcaggatactgatgaagatctggcaaatgatgtagcattacttgggagacaattcaacaaactcctgaagaggatgaatgtaaggtcaaagtctaatgtcaagaataactcatttgacatcagtaggtccaatgatgctggaagaagaacaaaatctgaggaaaaatccaaacagggcaaaggaattcagtgccatgaatgtgaagggtatggacacattagagctgaatgtgaGACCTATCTTAagaaacagaaggagagtcttgctgctacttggtctgatgacaattctgaaagtgaaacagaaggagagtctgccaatcttgtgactgccttgactggaagatgggattctgatgaagactcaagtgatgatgaattaacctttgatgaattagctactacctacaggaagttgtgtttcagaagtgaagaagtttgtcaacaagtggagaatcagaagaaattgataacccaactagaggatgagaagacaaaacacttagaaaccatttctaagttgaagatcgaagccgtgttcctgaactccaaactggatgagatggCGAAGcatgtcagaatgctaaacagtggatctgacaccttagacaaaatcctccagactggaaagatggcaggagacatgactggccttgggttcaatgaatcctctcctgattgtagtcccattggtagcaaaccaaagatgtcacatcaggtgtctcaacatcacaaggaaagataacataaaggaaaacaccaaagatggagatgtcattactgtgggaaatttggccacataaaaccatgctgctttaggctgtatggttatcctagtcctactcatcatcaacctagacccaaacaacacatccctgttaacagaaaatagtgggttcctagggctggtgctactaacttgatagctcacacctccttcagagtctcagccaaagaagattggtactttgacagtggatgctccagacacatgactggaagcaaaaacctgctaattaacctccaacctcatgccaccagctatgtaacgTTTGGTGATagagaaaagggtgaaatcaaggggattggaaagaTGAACTGTCttggagtccctaaccttgataatgtgctgcttgttaaaggattgactaTAAACCTGATAAGTATCAGTGAACTATGCAACCAAGGTCTAAATatgaacttcacaaaaactgaatgcttgattactaatgtaaaaaatgaggtgatcacgaaaggagtcaggtctaaggataactgctatatgtggaattctcaagaaactagctattcatcaatgtgtgctctagctaaagaagaagaagtgaaactatggcatcaaaaactgggtcatctacatcttaaaggaatgaagaggattatatctgttgaagctgtcagaggaatcccaaaattaatgattgatgaaggaagagtttgtggtgaTTGTCAGATTagaaagcagacaaagatgtcacatcagaagatcaaacatgacaccacatctagagtgctagaacttctccacatggacttgatgggacctatgcaggtggaaagtcttggtgggaaaaggtatgcttatgttgtggtggacgacttctccagatatacctgggtaaattttataagggaaaaatatgatgtgtttgatgtgttcaaagatctttgccaaagacttcaaagagaaagagagagtcatcttatcaaaatcagaagtgatcatgggaaagaatttgagaacattaaatttgttgaattttgttcatctgaaggaattggtcatgagttctcttctcccattacccctcagcaaaatggtgtgatagaaaggaaaaatagaactcttcaagaatctACTAGAGCTAcgattcatgctaagaagtttCCATACCACTTCTGGGCCGAAGCTATGGACACGGCCTGCTATGTTCACAAGAGAGTAACCTTAAGGAAGGGACcccaaccactttatatgaagtctggaagggaagaagacctactctcaaatacttccatgtgtttggtattaaatgttatatcctggttgatcgtgaacaaagaaggaaaatggaccccaagattgatgaaggaatatttctgggctacttaacaaacaacagagcttttagagtttttaattccagaataaaagttatgatggaatctatcaatgttgttattgatgatcaagagactgatgtcacagacgatgttgaaacatttttgaatgatgccccagctgatctcttggacaaaagtaatgagagtgaattcactcaagctgaacctgaagctgataaagttaataagggaccctctatcagaattcagaaggatcatcctaaatatctcattataggagacccaaataaaggggtcaccactagatcaagggaagtgatctcacatgcttgttttgtgtccaagattaagcctaagaatgtcaaagaagccttaactgatgaattctggatcaatgccatgcaagaagagttaggccaattcaagagaaatgaagtgtgggaattggttccaagacctgaaggaataaatgttattggaacaaagtaggtttacaagaataaatctgatgaaaaaggtgtggttactaaaaataaagcaagattgatagcacaaggatacactcaagttgaaggagttgactttgatgaaacatttgctcctgtagctcgcctggagtccattagattactgctaggagtggcatgtattctgaagtttaaactgttccaaatggatgtgaaaagtgccttcttaagtggctacttaaatgaggaagtgtgtgttgaacaacctaaagggttcacaAACCCAAATCTTCtaaagcatgtgtataagttgaggaaagccctctatgggttgaaacaagcttctagagcttggtatgagagactcacaatgtttctcattgacaatggatataggaagggaggcattgataagactttatttgtcaaagatgaaggaggaaagctcatggtggtTCAGATATATAGCAGCTGaaagtagttgttctcaactggtgtggatgaaacaaatgttgaatgaatacaatgtcacgcaagatgtcatgacattatactgtgacaacGTGAGTGCTATAAACATTTCTAAGAACCCTATTaagcacagcaggacaaaacatattgataaccgtcaccattttattagagaactcatggaggataagattgtaaccttagagcatgttgctactgagatgcagttagctgatatttttacaaaggcaTTGGATGCAAATCAGTTTGAAGTCCTAAGAGGAAAATTAGGGCTTTGCATTTATGAATACTTGTAGCAATTATATATGGAGTGGGAAAAGTAAGCAAAGTAATGTCTATGTGGCTAAAATAAAACGCCCccattatggtaaatcatcacctagttttggaaataccatatattaccttttcacacgcaacctcacTACCTACTCCAACTCTTCCAACTCCCTGCTTCTTCCTCACACTCCTCTGCTAGGGCAATTGCAATTTTTCCACAGAAACGtcaaaatgtcacaacatcaaactACTTCTGCTTCAAAAACTACTAAGTCCACTCAAAAGGTTAGCGCTCCTTCCATGGACATTCACGATGATGAGATTTTGGATGTGGTTCCTCTATCAGTTATTCCCTGCGAAGCCCTTGATTtaaaccatcccatggatgccTCAGCTTCTGCATGCCCCAATCAAGGTAACATCTCTAGTATCTCTTCTGGCTCAACTCATGCCACTAGTTCTAAGGAAGATATACACCACACTGATTGTGTCATAaggaacctagtcactagaatccttaatgaaggacattctgtgaagggagtctctactaccctgtctaaaatgtacccctctcTTGAGGTTGCACAACATAGTGAGAAGAATAACAATTCCTCCAGTTCTAAGAAGGACATGGttgctgaaggtttgtgctctctagggcaaactgttgtcgcatccgcgaaaaacaaccggcgggctaaaacaaaaacaaacagagccgccaccgtgcgttatttatcccaaagagggaaaggaaacgctcgaagtaaacctggaaaggacatggtctcgcgaccaaagagaatgggatcgggagtcggttatgcgaagggaaggtattagcacccctacgcattcgtcgtactcgacgggatccacgctcagaaggaaagaaaaaggttgctaaaacagaagttgctcacaaacatcacacacacactgaaaacaacacaggtgggggaagagaggaacgggctcgctaggatatcgcatcctatgcctacgtatctcatctggaatgagaatcagagctaccgtagttcggctcacgcacgccaaacaaaacacacgagaaacaggcaaacatggaaatcgaatgccaatcgctggacttatatcggactctgaaccaacaaacacccacaggaaaccaactgccaatcgctggacttatatcggactccaagcacacaacaataggatacggaatgccaatcgctgggcttacatccatctcctaacacacaagaaggataacacacaacaagttaatagggagtcgggaactcgagcctaataactgtcaagcaaacacacacaaaaagaaaaagggtgcccggagagatctcatacgacctcctgcctacgtacctcatctggtatgaggatcagggcaacgtagttccccttaataggggagaaactttctcctaaccagagactgggaaatgacaaactaaaagggagactgactcgagcctaatagttatcatataatccaccatggtcctaggttgaggtttctatctaacttgcacaggcagcaagctaatcctaaacaggcaaagcaaagcatgcaagcataatcaaaacaaagcaaacatacacaattagcacacactatatacagacaaagtgggctcacacaagggttaggctgcaaaagcaagctaactgtatcaggtgatgttagctcttaaccctaacattgagagttagggtgaagcagatgaaatgggaagtgaggggtgtgcctcacagctcttatccctggtctgggagagctttagacaaaggaagtgtgggttcagaaagtgggaacccttctacacttatgactgactcaacatggatcttgggttaatatccacaatgcatcaacaccagttgtgtgagcaaagggatgactcaactgaatatcaggagatggattgcacatctcttgtgtcttccaattgccttattcaaggtcttttcctgcttggcacaaagataaacatacacaagcattgcctcttaaggaggacttcagacaggtgcctgaccaaataacaggccaggtcttccagactacatgaagtcagtgggctgtacctcaattggttaagcaaccaagcaacagcaaaagcaagttcaaaagaactatagcaactaatgtatctggaaacaatccaacacaatTAGTATTcaagtcaaaaagtcaaacagacagttacaagtcaacagttaactataCACAAGTAATGCATCAagccaagcacaagctcaactcaaaggagctaaagCAACCTAAAAAAACCAATCAATGTTAGCCAACATCAAacaaatatcaatccaaatgagcaaatgaatcaaactcctcaaggccatatgctctttgtcctgaaaacacaactcaaacataagcaaacccctaggacaaggcctagggtcaaagagggagaaataattcaaaacagaacatgcAAATTGGCAtaaatcaagttcaatcaaatgagaacaatgtccaattggtctcacattcatattatacaccaatttcatttcacaaggcatctaaggcaaagcatgcaatttcaaagctcattgaaccaaacagaatgaatcaatccaaatccaaccaaaaataattcaataaatctcaaaAAATATCATGGCTAAGCAgcattcatcacatgatcatcatatcaaatttcaagtcatttggacaagtggaagcatgtcaaataaatcCTATAAGACAAGGtatgcacaaacaagctcaaatgaggcacaaaatcatgcatcaacttcacacaagcacaaaatagaatccacaaatgataaatgcatcaaaccaaagccatggtaaactttaaagtgtctagaatcaatgtgcaaaatttcaagttcatccaataaacatcaagcatttcacaaatcttttaaattcaacactcatcaaaagtccaatCATGACCAATCATTAAATAAAATCTCAAccaaattggaaatgcatccaaacattccacaaaaattcatgagtgatcctaacatccagaagaatcaacatgcaaaaattcacattatttggagttcatatggcatggcaaataaaatcagcaaatcaagcaagccatggtgtgacacaaattgtcacacctatattcatcacatcatatctcatcaaccaggaatgggaaaaatgcaaaatctataccaaaatgtccctaaggatgtctattttaagcatgcaaagtttcaagaattttggataaaatctcatcatttcacaatcaaaatggcaaagTAGGTCATGGAAACATacacatacacaatccctaagccaaaaaAAATTCCATCCAGGCACAAATCATGGAAAAATATTCATTAAATTCTAGACATCATGAGGAGAATGGTGCAAAAAATCCCATGTCATCTGGATAATTATTCAATGAGTTATGGAATTTTGAATGAGGGGAAAAATTAAAAAATCACATGAAGCATGTACATGAACATGTATGAATTAATGGAATAAAATGCCAAGCCAAATTTGAAAGTGTGCTCGCCCGGATTCGAAGGGAGGATGCATTTGAAATTAAGTGCGCTCACTAATGGCCAGGACACGTGGTCCAATTGCATGGCCAGAAACATGGAATTACATGCAAAGCGCGAAAACATGGATCAAAGACACTTTATGGACGCGAAAATTAGGGTTCATATAAtgttcatcatcattcatcagCTCAAGAACATTTCATCACCAAAATTCACAAACCTTATATCATTGGAAAGATCTTCTAACAAGCAACACGAATCAATGATCAATGTAACCTAATTCGTCCTAAATTAAAAGATTCGAAGGAAAACATATTCACACATGAAACTTCTAATCAATGTAACTTGTTCATTTCTCAACGAAATTCAATGGTTCAAACTGCAGATTAACCTACACTCAAAGATCTACCAAAAGCATGTAACAATTTTAAGAATCATTAAGGTCGAATCCTAACCTTCTTTGAAGTGCAGAACCGGATTTGATGTTTTCAGGCCTTGGCAATCAAAAACAGAAGCTCTCCAGCTCTCATATGATGCTTTGGATGAAAGTTTTGATGTTAATTGTGCACGATCTAGCTGAAAACTCAAGATGCCATGGATGAACACAtgcttcaacagttccaaattCAGCATCAAATCCTTCGAATCTTGCTTCTATTCAACTCAATTATGCCtcttgatgatgatttgatcaaggAAATAGCAAGGCTTGTGAAGAAAATTGGAGAAAAGTTGAGAGGAAAAATGAAAAGTTcttgagatctagatctagatttccaaattctgttatgcttagcaAGAAAACAGTTGCAATTTAGCTTTTATatgtgttgttaatgatgttactaatcatgattagtgcTAATGCAAAAGATTAAGTGATGTCAAGTGTTATGACCAATTTTGCATTTCACCCTCAAGTGCATgaaaaccaatgtaacagtaccaTTTTCTGTCTTGGATCACTTGGAAATGTGGTTTGGAGGCAAATGCATGTGATTGGAAGTGAATTCAAAgcataattttcaaattgcattttccctccaaaattccAATGGAAAGTCCAATTTTTTGGTGATGGAAATTCATGGTTtttgatgcttgaattggatAGCACATGATAAGAGAAGAATGTTGCAAAAGAccccacttcatttggccttttgattcaaaagttatgcacttttgaagttcaaatttcttgaccaagattgatccataacttgccaaccacacatgatacattcatgttcttggactttttggacaggtgagagcaatatctacaactttcatgttggacaaaatttcatttgaagcatttttggacatgtaattttaaggagaaaacctttccatttttggcaattttgaattacaagtcactttctatttttggaaagttttcatctggctttattttcttcattgttgatgtttgaaatgtcaaatgaaacttatTTGGACATGAAGGAAGTatttctaaccctctcccacttccaaatccatcatttgacttgtggttgacttttgttgactgatagatgaattggctatgcacagatgatcttgagcctcaatctcctgatgaaatggctcaaacatgaaaccctagcttccataagctcaataaaaccatatgatgacCTCTCAgctcaatgaagacctcatctccttaacaagccctgattggcacaatacagatgattagggttgaccagaggtcaaaaccctaatcccaaggcatctgatcaagcataatgaacctcttggtgatgacaagaccatgatgatgatgatataacacttcaaccaagataattATCAACCTCCTTGgggaaccaagaaaccctaatttgaagcaccaaccctcagatgattagtgatcaattcatgaaaccctcaagcttgcatctcaacctctttatcttctgatcaagacctagaaggatgacttgcttaatgttaccacatgatatgcaaagatgcaatgcctaatgacctaaaaaatgaaatgcaacatgctaagctagtcccaagagaggagggcaaattttgaggtgttacaactgtGTCTGGTAAAGGAAAATTTGTGGCATCTAAAACGGCCAATGCTTCCTATTCTGAGAAGCATGATGTTGCAAACGATGTGATTTACCTAGAGGATGATAGGTATGATGAGCAAGAGGATAACTTACTTCATCATTTAAAGTCAAGTGTGGTTAAGCGTATGAAGACTCGAAAAGGAAGATCTGTGGCTGAAATGCTGTCAGCTAAAACAGCTAAGAAGACTATTGGTGTTGGTCTttccaaatcttggagcaagtttgaagtgaagaagaggaaggttagAGAAGTCTCTAAGTCTGGAGAAGGTTGAGGAAGATGTCCTTGATATCTCTCTTGTGAAGAAGACCACTGTGAGGAAGTCCCCTGTGAAAGTTGTTGCTGTGCATTTGGAtaatatctctttccatcttgaagatggagtTGCCAAATGGAAATTTGTGCTTCATAGAAGGGTGGTTGTGGAAAGGGAGTTAGGAAAGGATGCTATTGAAgtcaaggaggtcatggacctaatAAAGACTGCTGGGTTGATGAAGATTGTGGTTGGGTTCTCTCAGTGCTATGAGGGTTTggttaaggaattcattgtcaacatTCCTGAGGATAATGCTGATAAGAACAGCAAGGAATTTTGCAAAGTATTTGTGAGAGGTAAGTGTATCATATTCTCTCCCACTGTCATTAACAATTTTCTGGGAAGAAGAGTTGAGGGTCCAGGTGAATTGGAAGCTACAGACAATGAGGCATGTAGAGAAATTACAGCAAGGCAGGTGAAAAGGTGGCCTATTAAGAAGCATCTTCCTGCTGGGAAGTTAACTGTCAAGCATGCAatattgcataaaataggagctgcaaattgggtgcctaccaatCACACTTCCATAATTGCTAATACCCTTGGAAGATTTATTTTTCCTGTCGGAACCAAAATGAAttttgactatggtagatttatgtttgaacaaattatcaagcatgcatctactaatgcagttaagctgcctattgcctttccctctatgatttgtgggattatcctgaaTCAACACCCTGGTATTCTTAGTTCTAATGACTTAccaagtagaagaaaacctgctcTGTCAGTGCACTATaaattgtttgaaggcagtcatgtcgaagacattgtcatgacatctgctatgaAAAATCCAGCCTTAAAAGTTGGAACTATTACTGAGCTGAAGGAGACTTGTAAAGAGTTGGgtgaagggataagggtagcaacaaTTAGGAAATAATCATTGGAAGCcctgattgcaagcttggagcaagtTGAAGGTGAGAATATTGAACATGCTAAGGAAGTTGAAGCCCACACCTTTAGTGAGAGGTCTGTGTAGCGAGGATTTtgttaccttatggtttattgactaaaccaaaagtaaacatacaattcgagtcgtcATCGCACTTTTATTTGATCAAAGGAAgggctaaaaagcgaacaaaagccaagtaagaagttttatcaaatcaaaaactaataaaaatgtcagagatctaggtaaggggttggttatgaaatgggaaggttttacgcacccaaaacatccttagtactctaagggaacctctttttgaaaatgtgtgttataggttggtatttgtgaaaatatgtgcaaaagattggggggatgagaggagaataaattatatttacaattttgttgtttgaatggatgaacccattgcctacgtaccattcacaaaggtaggatcaaaacctcgtagttcggggtaaaaaactcagattggtgaattgatttgatcaaaagccttaaggtcttttgttatcaaagggagaaaactcaacctaaaccaacatactagtgaggggttaaccctataataagtatggaagacttatagtccaatcactaaggataaggtgaggtttacatcaaccactatgataactcaaacctatgactaatgtttatgaaaaggttttaacaaaggtggccattggaaccacaaaaacaacttgaagtgagttgtatttacaagttagacttatttataaaatgaagtcaaagttggattaagatttattcacaatgagtattaatgaaaagagtttgaaaagtcaaaggcataaggcctaggtttctaatttgaaaacaatgtcaaagtttgaacaaaagagtttggcttggcttagagtggagagaagaagagaaaggttagtcctaaagcatacaaagataagagaagagataaaaccccttggagttccttttcttgaaatcatagagatgattcaagatgctcctttcctttggacttagcaaacaacaaACAATCACACAATATTTAGATTtaagctcctaggatctccatttggcttgtctctcttagctttgctactcatgacaatggtccttcttactatctcaagatggaatccctatcacacaagagcaaacatcaaaaagttcacaacacaataaggggaacggacaaagaataagtttagatgagaagtcctttaaagtcaaatttgaaatttagcattctaaaggcatgaggcctagttgctcttgaacaagtttagcattctaaaggcatgagacctagttgctcttgaactcttttaagcataggtaagtcctaattctaagtcctgtctcctttttgcattaggttcacacaaaacaaaagcaaaaccaacacaagacaacaatatatttatatacaataatgagctcaaatgagcaaaaaggaaaatggcataaacataaaatatgtgctcaagtgagcaaaggaagaagcaatatgaataaatgagcaagaagtaaattgcattaaagtaaattgcaagaaattaaatgctcaaattaaagttagtaattagtggttatgttagtttgtcataagacaatttagcgctatgttaagcaatcgtaagtggactaatgtagtagtcacacctatctgaggtcgatcaataaaactataggcaaataaacacaaattagagatcatgactagaaagccaagctcctaaaacttgccatgccaaaagaaaagagaaaggccttgtatggactttaggttttttgtttgaccaagaagcaacctatcttggacacaaagcaactcacttgatcttggatcaagttgagtttgatttggatcaaagaaggttaaacctctcatatgtcaagaccaaccataagacattaactcattggccaaaataaataaaaaatgagatgaagatgaaatgaatggaaaaaaaattcaagtgtcaaatacaattggtcaaaagtgaatcaaatcatcatcaaccaatgtaaaacataagagaaatgaagatcacaagtcaacaagtcaaacatatttttttggtatttttgaattaaaaataaatgcaaaaataaaatggacaaaatatggtcaaacctcaaattcaattcaaatcaacttcaacaagtccaattaaattctcataggtctaacatgctcaaacaagctttgacaattttttttaacgatttttgaaatcagaaactattttaaaataattaaaaacaacaaaaataacacaatgtgaatcaaaatatcaaataaatcttaaatcaattaagaaattgatgagactatttttcattgacttatcatgatccataagtgttaagaaaatattttttgatttttcagatatcaaaaagtattttaaaatgatttaaaactattaaaaaccaaataattcataaaaaaatattaaatgaagtcaaaaaaatgattaaaaatcaaaatatgaaactagatttttcaagaatttttttggcattggtcatatttttgtgacttcaaataaaatatttatgaatttttgaaaataaaaggaattaaatggaattaacaaaaaataagaaaaatagcAAAAATGCGTTGCCATTGgatcacttcattaattgacgCGGTCATATGGTATACGCGAGTCAAGCGCATCACACATTGATTTAAAACAAGTCAACCAAATGAAAGGCCGAGATTATAACATTTCATCAAGATCCAATGGACCTGgagctcccacgtggggatggtggtggaaaaCACCATCTTCTCCGACCAGACAACTGATTCCGGCCACCACGTGCAGGGAATTAAACTTTAACgaaaatgaaaaagcaaggtatcaaaatgaagctgaggtgatgtgATGTACATCACACCTGTAACCATGGATTCTCCTCAAAGTTTCTATTTAAAGAaa encodes:
- the LOC127129647 gene encoding uncharacterized protein LOC127129647, whose amino-acid sequence is MSQHQTTSASKTTKSTQKVSAPSMDIHDDEILDVVPLSVIPCEALDLNHPMDASASACPNQGKFVASKTANASYSEKHDVANDVIYLEDDRYDEQEDNLLHHLKSSVVKRMKTRKGRSVAEMLSAKTAKKTIGVGLSKSWSKFEVKKRKVREVSKSGEDGVAKWKFVLHRRVVVERELGKDAIEVKEVMDLIKTAGLMKIVVGFSQCYEGLVKEFIVNIPEDNADKNSKEFCKVFVRGKCIIFSPTVINNFLGRRVEGPGELEATDNEACREITARQVKRWPIKKHLPAGKLTVKHAILHKIGAANWVPTNHTSIIANTLGRFIFPVGTKMNFDYAVKIPTKKASVEASPSVAKKLSTKVSQKPAIVQKRKGEEEQEKDHVPNEESGDESPELIPPPPQKKKLTKVSSQRSIVKSTRKDSASTPTTKLQSKDTESGRSSFNTEIPEEQVDVEKTPERILVETVPEEDNPASDPIRQTVADFDATVGETSEDDSPPHPGLDVATHGDDADMEARVEDDHEDEAAKDGDDQSKHTEVEQTLERNIPPAPGQTQGSGKSTGSTSFSREELENLKVKRPLEYLKLSETYVKEVAACDDNIQKWEKQIAAL